A genomic window from Chitinophaga pollutisoli includes:
- a CDS encoding OmpA family protein, whose protein sequence is MTLPFVNLRNLLFLSAIALLASCAASKKSGSSHAYMKKQYKELKKALNDADVSIVEDSLKVIFPNHVLFATNSDVLKDEVRPTFTRFAEVLNKYDKTKILVTGYTDNTGTDQLNNALSEKRAVSGKQLLQENNVAADRMFTWGLGSRHPLATNETEEGRAKNRRIEFVILYNVQPENQ, encoded by the coding sequence ATGACCTTACCATTCGTTAATCTCCGAAACCTGCTGTTCCTGTCAGCCATCGCATTGCTGGCCTCCTGCGCTGCTTCGAAAAAATCCGGTTCTTCCCATGCTTACATGAAAAAGCAATACAAGGAACTGAAGAAAGCGCTGAACGACGCAGACGTTTCCATCGTGGAAGACAGTCTGAAAGTCATTTTTCCCAACCATGTACTTTTCGCCACCAATTCCGACGTGCTCAAAGATGAAGTCCGCCCTACCTTCACGCGTTTCGCGGAAGTGTTGAATAAGTATGATAAAACGAAAATCCTCGTGACCGGCTACACCGACAACACCGGGACGGACCAACTCAACAACGCCCTTTCCGAGAAGCGCGCCGTAAGCGGCAAGCAATTGTTGCAGGAAAATAATGTGGCGGCCGACCGCATGTTTACCTGGGGCCTGGGATCGCGGCACCCGCTCGCTACCAACGAAACGGAAGAAGGTCGCGCTAAGAACCGGCGGATAGAA
- a CDS encoding VWA domain-containing protein, whose product MNNEYNLRKWRLILGGGENDGTGVSLGGDELRMDRTLEALYDSERSGGLGPSSPNVSRWLGDIRTFFPNSVVQVMQQDALKRLNLTQMLFENEMLENVTPDVHLVATLMTLSRVIPDKTRETARQVVRKVVDELVRKLSNPMQQAVTGSLNRSMRNYKPRHNEINWDMTIRRNLRHYQPEFKTIIPEQKVGYGRRRNALKDVVLCIDQSASMGTSVVYSGIFGSVMASIPAIKTKMVVFDTAVADLTEELTDPVELLFGVQLGGGTDINAALTYCRQIITRPMDTVLVLITDLYEGGNEAEMRKRAAELAAAGVQVVVLLALNDDGAPSYDHANAEFFSGLGIPVFACTPDKFPDLMAAALGKQDIAGWAASEDLSLRK is encoded by the coding sequence ATGAACAACGAATACAATCTCCGCAAATGGCGCCTCATCCTTGGTGGCGGCGAAAACGACGGCACCGGCGTATCGCTCGGGGGCGATGAACTGCGCATGGACCGTACGCTGGAAGCGCTGTACGATAGTGAAAGAAGCGGCGGCCTGGGGCCTTCGTCTCCCAACGTCAGCCGCTGGCTGGGCGATATCCGCACCTTTTTCCCGAATTCAGTGGTGCAGGTGATGCAGCAGGACGCGCTCAAACGCCTCAACCTCACCCAGATGCTGTTCGAAAATGAAATGTTGGAAAACGTAACGCCCGACGTGCACCTCGTGGCCACGCTCATGACCCTCAGCCGCGTGATCCCCGACAAAACCAGGGAAACCGCCCGGCAAGTGGTGCGCAAGGTAGTGGACGAACTTGTGCGCAAACTGTCGAACCCCATGCAGCAAGCCGTTACCGGCAGCCTCAACCGCAGCATGCGCAACTACAAGCCCCGGCACAACGAAATCAACTGGGACATGACCATCCGCAGGAACCTCCGGCACTACCAGCCCGAATTCAAAACGATCATCCCCGAACAAAAAGTGGGTTACGGCCGTCGGCGCAACGCCCTAAAGGATGTGGTCCTCTGTATCGACCAAAGCGCTTCCATGGGCACTTCCGTGGTGTATTCCGGTATCTTCGGCTCGGTGATGGCTTCCATCCCCGCGATCAAAACGAAAATGGTCGTGTTCGATACGGCCGTGGCCGACCTTACCGAGGAACTGACCGACCCGGTGGAGTTGCTGTTTGGCGTACAACTCGGCGGCGGAACAGACATCAATGCCGCGCTCACTTACTGCCGGCAGATCATCACCCGCCCGATGGATACCGTGCTGGTGCTCATTACGGATCTGTACGAAGGCGGAAACGAAGCAGAGATGCGCAAACGTGCAGCGGAGCTTGCGGCGGCAGGTGTTCAGGTGGTGGTGTTGCTCGCGCTCAACGACGATGGCGCCCCTTCCTACGACCATGCCAACGCCGAATTCTTCTCCGGCCTGGGCATCCCCGTATTCGCATGTACGCCCGATAAATTTCCCGATCTCATGGCCGCAGCACTTGGCAAACAGGATATCGCCGGCTGGGCGGCCAGCGAAGATTTGTCACTCAGGAAATAA
- a CDS encoding DUF5682 family protein has protein sequence MSIHVLGIRHHGPGSAANVQQFLESLRPDIVLVEGPPEADDILQWADHEDLQPPVAILVYQSDDIKRSVFYPFAEFSPEWQAIRYAKRNNIPVRFMDLPVAHSFALKDEERPKEETNADEQLPHPMETMALAAGFPDHERWWEHTFEHRRKNEQVFDAIGEVMQAMRASDPSRHDREEQLREASMRRIIRQAEKEKYKEIAVICGAWHAPALTDMPSQKTDNELLKGLPKVKTECTWTPWSYNRLSYQSGYGAGIHSPGWYEHVWHHPDDDGSRWMANVARLFRENNMDTSVAHVIESVRLAESLAALRGLPKAGLEELNEATISVLCMGESVMMKLIGEQLIVRNKMGQVPSAIPKPPLQVDIEKHQKKLRLPASADWKDYLLDLRKENDLERSVFLHRLQLLGIEWAQRSEAGGKGTFKEQWRLQWDPAYTIEIIEKGVWGNTVAEAAARFVVAEAEGTGSLPKVSQLLSATIPAELPDAVETLIGMLNNLSAASSDVMQLMEVIPPLVSISRYGNVRKTDAVMVTDIATGIITRICISLPNACNSISDDAAQTLLELLYRMNDAVNLLQQPATTAEWQQMLRMVANGRQTAPVLAGYSTRLLVDAQLLKDEPLVRAFNFAMSHATAPAIAAAWLEGFLKGSGTLLLLDPQLWQVVNNWVATLDENNFNQVLPLLRRTFAHFTHAERRRLGEKVKQGCGGAAPLPEETNFEFDASRAAQSLPVIMQILGYA, from the coding sequence ATGTCGATACATGTTTTAGGCATACGGCACCATGGACCGGGTTCCGCCGCCAATGTGCAGCAGTTCCTCGAAAGCCTCCGGCCCGACATCGTGCTGGTGGAAGGGCCGCCGGAAGCGGATGATATCCTCCAATGGGCGGATCACGAAGATTTGCAGCCGCCGGTGGCGATCCTGGTGTACCAGTCCGACGATATCAAGCGATCCGTCTTCTATCCTTTCGCCGAATTTTCCCCGGAATGGCAGGCGATCCGGTATGCAAAGCGGAACAATATTCCCGTGCGGTTCATGGACCTGCCGGTGGCGCATAGTTTTGCGTTGAAGGATGAAGAGCGGCCGAAGGAAGAAACGAATGCGGACGAACAATTGCCGCACCCGATGGAAACGATGGCCCTGGCGGCGGGGTTTCCGGATCATGAAAGGTGGTGGGAACATACCTTCGAGCACCGCCGGAAAAACGAGCAGGTGTTCGACGCGATCGGGGAAGTGATGCAGGCTATGCGCGCATCCGATCCTTCGCGGCACGACCGGGAGGAGCAGCTGCGCGAAGCTTCCATGCGCAGGATCATTCGCCAGGCCGAAAAGGAAAAATATAAGGAGATCGCCGTGATCTGCGGCGCCTGGCATGCGCCCGCACTGACGGATATGCCTTCGCAGAAAACGGATAACGAACTGCTGAAAGGATTGCCGAAAGTAAAAACTGAATGCACCTGGACGCCCTGGAGCTACAACCGCCTCAGTTACCAGAGCGGCTATGGCGCGGGGATCCATTCCCCGGGATGGTACGAGCACGTCTGGCATCACCCGGACGATGACGGCTCGCGCTGGATGGCCAACGTGGCGCGGCTTTTCAGGGAAAATAACATGGATACTTCCGTGGCGCATGTGATCGAATCGGTACGGCTGGCGGAGTCGCTGGCGGCCCTGCGCGGCTTGCCGAAAGCCGGGCTGGAAGAACTGAATGAAGCCACCATTAGTGTGCTGTGCATGGGAGAAAGCGTGATGATGAAATTGATCGGGGAACAACTGATCGTGCGCAACAAAATGGGGCAGGTGCCTTCCGCCATTCCGAAGCCGCCATTGCAGGTGGATATCGAAAAGCACCAGAAGAAGCTTCGCCTGCCGGCATCCGCCGACTGGAAAGATTACCTGCTCGACCTCCGCAAGGAAAACGACCTGGAACGCAGCGTGTTCCTGCATCGCCTGCAGCTGCTGGGGATCGAATGGGCGCAGCGGAGCGAAGCCGGCGGCAAGGGAACCTTCAAAGAACAATGGCGCCTGCAATGGGACCCCGCGTATACCATCGAGATCATCGAAAAAGGAGTGTGGGGAAATACAGTGGCGGAAGCCGCGGCGCGGTTCGTGGTGGCAGAAGCGGAGGGGACAGGCTCGTTGCCGAAAGTGAGCCAGCTGCTGTCGGCCACGATTCCTGCGGAGCTGCCGGATGCGGTGGAAACGCTGATCGGAATGCTCAACAACCTGTCTGCCGCCAGCAGCGATGTGATGCAGCTCATGGAAGTGATCCCTCCGCTGGTGAGCATCAGCCGTTACGGCAACGTCCGCAAAACAGACGCGGTGATGGTAACGGACATCGCGACGGGCATCATCACGCGCATTTGCATCAGCTTGCCCAACGCCTGCAACTCCATTTCCGACGACGCGGCACAAACGCTGCTGGAATTGTTATACAGGATGAATGACGCGGTGAATCTCCTGCAGCAGCCCGCTACCACCGCCGAATGGCAGCAGATGCTGCGGATGGTAGCCAATGGCCGGCAAACGGCGCCTGTATTGGCAGGATATAGCACAAGGCTGCTGGTGGATGCCCAGTTGCTGAAAGACGAACCATTGGTGCGGGCGTTCAATTTCGCCATGTCGCATGCCACGGCGCCGGCTATTGCGGCCGCCTGGCTGGAGGGGTTCCTGAAAGGCAGCGGCACCCTCTTGCTGCTGGATCCGCAACTCTGGCAAGTGGTCAACAACTGGGTAGCCACGCTCGACGAAAACAACTTTAACCAGGTGCTCCCTTTGCTCCGGCGGACTTTCGCGCATTTTACCCATGCCGAAAGAAGGAGGCTCGGTGAAAAAGTGAAGCAGGGCTGTGGTGGGGCCGCGCCGCTCCCGGAGGAAACAAACTTCGAATTTGATGCCAGCCGCGCGGCGCAGAGCCTGCCTGTCATCATGCAAATACTCGGATACGCATGA
- a CDS encoding AAA family ATPase gives MSTILRSHAEQLYAHELEELQKQDSGKRPANWKLTPQSVVTYLVGGILKNGMEITPKYIGSRRLMEIAVATLTTDRALLLYGLPGTAKSWVSEHIAAAISGDSTMIIQGTAGTSEEAIRYGWNYARLLSEGPSERALVETPVMRGMKDGKIVRIEELTRIGADVQDTLITILSEKTLPVPELNTEVQAVKGFNVIATANNRDKGVNDLSSALKRRFNTVILPVPDSMDEEIDIVKRRVESFEKVMELPAEKPALEEIRRIVTIFRELRSGVTLDGKTKIKVPSGTLSTAEAISVVNNGLSMAGYFGDGQLKAADLAAGIIGAVIKDPVQDKLVWQEYLETVVKPRAEWKDIYRACRDLV, from the coding sequence ATGTCTACCATCTTACGCAGTCATGCAGAACAACTTTACGCCCACGAACTGGAGGAGCTGCAAAAGCAGGACAGCGGCAAGCGCCCGGCCAACTGGAAGCTCACGCCGCAGTCGGTGGTAACCTACCTGGTGGGCGGCATATTGAAAAACGGCATGGAGATCACGCCTAAATATATCGGCAGCCGCCGCCTGATGGAAATCGCCGTGGCAACGCTCACGACAGACCGCGCGCTGTTGCTCTACGGCCTGCCGGGAACGGCCAAAAGCTGGGTGAGCGAACATATTGCCGCGGCGATCAGCGGCGATAGTACCATGATCATCCAGGGCACGGCGGGAACCAGCGAGGAAGCGATCCGTTATGGTTGGAACTATGCGCGCCTGCTGTCGGAAGGGCCTTCGGAAAGGGCGCTGGTGGAAACACCGGTGATGCGCGGGATGAAAGACGGGAAGATCGTCCGCATCGAAGAACTGACGCGCATAGGCGCCGATGTGCAGGACACGCTCATCACCATTCTTTCAGAAAAAACATTACCCGTTCCCGAACTGAATACGGAAGTGCAGGCGGTGAAGGGGTTTAACGTCATCGCCACGGCAAATAACCGCGACAAGGGCGTGAACGATCTTTCCAGCGCATTGAAGCGCCGTTTCAATACCGTGATCCTGCCCGTTCCGGATAGTATGGACGAGGAAATCGATATCGTGAAACGCCGGGTGGAAAGTTTTGAGAAAGTGATGGAACTGCCCGCGGAAAAGCCCGCGCTCGAAGAGATCCGCCGCATCGTGACTATCTTCCGCGAGCTTCGCTCCGGCGTTACGCTCGACGGAAAAACGAAGATCAAAGTGCCTTCGGGAACACTCAGTACCGCCGAAGCAATATCGGTGGTCAACAACGGGCTTTCGATGGCGGGGTATTTCGGAGATGGCCAGCTCAAGGCGGCAGACCTCGCTGCAGGTATTATCGGTGCTGTGATCAAAGATCCGGTACAGGACAAGCTCGTTTGGCAGGAATACCTGGAAACGGTCGTGAAGCCGCGGGCGGAATGGAAAGATATTTACAGGGCCTGCCGCGACCTGGTATAA
- a CDS encoding DUF5691 domain-containing protein → MPAPPVAEPLLLEPVAAIHNNTAIDREAQFLQVAALAFNYRQSGVLPVQHALPAVTPAPEEEAELCSPAAHQALKDIQTFESAGLLTLWLRLAGERKRIAWPEALPSLLNTALHQRTLRPLIEAVIGRRGRWLAQFRKEWQFTATAPDDETWEHGTPQQRKPVLLRTALADPDKALQWLQGTWAKETAASRTDLLKELPAEMFATGLPWLESLLQDKSQKVKDEALKILQKIPASSVVHHYQELLKPLIRLGTEKTMLGLSSRRTLDIDVPESFDENIYKLGINKINTSANKNNITESFMVVYQLMQYIPPEWWEAQLNATPEQILDLFSASKTAEPFFPAIGLAVGKYRSETWAPLFTRDETKYYADILPILPRKQRDDYMIRNFPHSSVQIIRYLTEEQDAEWSPEVARVVLKHAANNHYNYNRGFYNKFVHLLPLQIAGELEQFSPDDEYSKRGWSDMAGHILQLLSIKDQTLQSFHAINP, encoded by the coding sequence TTGCCCGCGCCGCCGGTCGCGGAACCCCTGTTGCTGGAACCGGTTGCTGCGATACATAACAACACCGCCATTGACCGCGAAGCGCAATTCCTGCAGGTAGCCGCGCTCGCTTTCAACTACCGGCAGAGCGGCGTGCTACCGGTACAGCATGCCTTGCCGGCCGTAACGCCCGCCCCGGAAGAAGAAGCTGAACTTTGCAGCCCGGCTGCCCACCAGGCGTTGAAAGACATCCAGACTTTCGAAAGCGCCGGCCTGCTCACGCTCTGGCTGCGGCTCGCCGGTGAAAGGAAAAGGATCGCATGGCCGGAAGCGCTGCCTTCCCTGCTCAACACCGCCCTGCACCAGCGCACCCTCCGCCCGCTGATCGAAGCCGTTATCGGCCGCAGGGGCAGATGGCTGGCGCAGTTCCGGAAAGAGTGGCAATTCACCGCTACAGCGCCCGACGATGAAACCTGGGAACATGGCACGCCGCAGCAGCGGAAACCCGTACTCCTGCGTACCGCGCTTGCCGATCCCGACAAAGCATTGCAATGGTTGCAAGGCACCTGGGCGAAGGAAACCGCCGCTTCCCGCACGGACCTGCTCAAGGAACTTCCGGCGGAAATGTTCGCGACAGGGCTTCCGTGGCTGGAATCGTTGCTGCAAGACAAAAGCCAGAAAGTGAAAGACGAAGCGCTGAAGATCCTGCAGAAAATTCCGGCGTCGTCCGTGGTGCATCATTACCAGGAACTGTTGAAACCCCTCATCCGCTTGGGAACGGAGAAAACCATGCTGGGGTTGTCGTCGCGCAGAACGCTGGACATCGACGTGCCGGAATCTTTCGACGAAAACATTTACAAACTCGGCATCAACAAGATCAATACCAGCGCCAATAAAAATAACATTACCGAATCTTTCATGGTGGTGTATCAATTGATGCAATATATTCCGCCGGAATGGTGGGAGGCGCAGCTGAACGCAACGCCGGAGCAGATCCTGGACCTGTTTTCCGCCAGCAAAACCGCCGAACCGTTCTTCCCCGCCATTGGCCTCGCCGTGGGTAAATACAGGAGCGAAACCTGGGCGCCACTGTTCACCAGGGACGAAACCAAATACTACGCGGACATCCTTCCCATCCTTCCGCGCAAACAGCGCGACGACTACATGATCCGGAATTTCCCCCACTCCAGCGTACAGATTATCCGTTATCTCACCGAAGAACAGGACGCCGAATGGAGCCCGGAGGTGGCGCGGGTGGTGCTGAAACATGCGGCCAATAATCATTACAATTACAACCGCGGATTCTATAACAAATTCGTGCACCTGCTGCCATTGCAGATCGCCGGAGAGCTGGAGCAGTTTTCGCCCGATGACGAATACAGTAAAAGAGGATGGTCCGACATGGCGGGGCATATCCTGCAATTGTTATCCATCAAAGACCAGACGTTACAATCATTTCATGCAATAAACCCTTAA
- a CDS encoding SWIM zinc finger family protein, with the protein MQLTEDQILSLAPDESSRKSGRELANPSKWVSKGISDIALWGECQGSGSKPYQAQIDLTNTAFKCSCPSRKFPCKHGLGLMLLYARHAAAFTDTTAPAWVIEWMEKRTKHEEKKTEAIAKPVDASAQVKRKETREQQVEDGIAELLRWMKDIVRNGILSMPEKDPGFFSEMARRMIDAKAPGLAGMVRNLGSVGFYREDWQSRFMDQLCRMYLVATGFLNRNALPADLAEDIRSGTGFTQSQETLKSYPGVSDTWIVLGKQTSEEDNLLVEKNWLYGTSTQRYALVLQFSVRGQGLAFSLSAGMYIRAELVYFPSAAPLRAVIREQQSTRAQAAYTSCSGWLEVTAAAAAVYRTLPFDGERPYIVAQLRLVQVNGGWWLADAHNRMVQLKDGFKQLYALLSVSGGRPLDMAVLGREHVYEPLGVWAAGKYHHLSN; encoded by the coding sequence TTGCAACTGACAGAAGACCAAATACTATCCCTTGCGCCCGACGAATCTTCCCGCAAATCCGGCAGGGAGCTGGCCAATCCTTCCAAATGGGTCAGTAAAGGCATCAGCGATATCGCGCTCTGGGGCGAATGCCAGGGCAGCGGATCGAAGCCCTACCAGGCGCAAATCGATCTTACGAATACCGCATTCAAATGCTCCTGCCCGAGCCGCAAATTTCCCTGCAAACATGGGTTGGGGCTGATGCTCCTTTATGCCCGGCACGCCGCTGCCTTCACGGATACAACCGCGCCGGCATGGGTAATAGAATGGATGGAGAAAAGAACGAAGCACGAAGAGAAAAAGACGGAAGCGATTGCCAAACCGGTGGACGCTTCCGCGCAGGTCAAAAGGAAAGAAACGCGGGAACAGCAAGTGGAGGACGGTATCGCCGAATTGCTTCGCTGGATGAAAGATATCGTCCGGAACGGCATCCTTTCCATGCCGGAAAAAGACCCTGGCTTCTTTTCTGAAATGGCCCGGCGGATGATCGACGCCAAAGCGCCGGGGCTCGCCGGGATGGTGCGGAACCTCGGCTCGGTGGGATTCTATCGCGAAGACTGGCAAAGCCGTTTTATGGACCAGCTCTGCCGGATGTACCTCGTTGCCACAGGCTTCCTGAACAGAAACGCGTTGCCCGCTGACCTGGCGGAAGATATCCGCAGCGGCACGGGCTTCACCCAAAGCCAGGAAACGCTCAAATCATATCCCGGCGTTTCCGACACCTGGATCGTGCTGGGCAAGCAAACCAGCGAAGAAGACAACCTGCTCGTGGAGAAAAACTGGCTGTATGGTACCTCCACGCAACGCTATGCGCTGGTATTGCAATTCAGCGTACGTGGGCAGGGACTGGCGTTTTCGCTCAGCGCGGGGATGTACATCCGGGCGGAGCTGGTATACTTTCCGTCTGCCGCACCTTTGCGTGCCGTTATCCGGGAACAGCAGTCCACCCGTGCGCAGGCTGCCTACACTTCGTGCAGCGGATGGCTGGAAGTTACGGCGGCGGCAGCGGCCGTCTACCGCACTTTGCCTTTCGACGGCGAGCGCCCTTACATTGTAGCACAGCTGCGGCTGGTGCAGGTAAACGGCGGGTGGTGGCTGGCCGACGCACATAACCGCATGGTGCAGCTGAAAGACGGTTTTAAACAGTTGTATGCTTTGTTGTCGGTCAGCGGCGGGCGGCCGCTCGATATGGCCGTACTGGGCCGGGAACATGTGTACGAACCCCTGGGCGTGTGGGCCGCGGGGAAATATCATCACCTTTCAAATTAA
- a CDS encoding family 43 glycosylhydrolase: MSRNPIIRHKFTADPTVLEHNGTVYLFTGHDEPPEGTDDYVMKDWLCFTSTELEAWRELPSPLKATDFAWASGDAYASKVIAHGGAYYWFVAVSHRDIPGKAIGVARAPSPGGPWQDAIGAPLITGDMLPQLHNEKENLDPTVFTDDDGKSYICWGHQVCHFAQLNVTFTGLNSEIRTIDLPQFMEGSHLYKKNSWYYLMYGYGQPEQIAYAMSRSIHGPWEFRGIVCGPAYNSETNRPATLDFMGKSWLFYHNGALPGGGSHRRSVCVGELEYLPDGTIKPFNMP, encoded by the coding sequence ATGTCCCGCAATCCCATCATCCGCCACAAATTCACCGCCGATCCCACCGTGCTGGAGCACAACGGAACCGTGTATCTTTTTACCGGTCATGACGAACCTCCCGAGGGAACGGATGATTATGTGATGAAGGATTGGCTGTGCTTTACTTCCACCGAACTGGAGGCGTGGCGGGAGTTGCCCTCGCCGCTGAAGGCCACCGATTTTGCCTGGGCTTCCGGCGATGCGTATGCGTCAAAGGTGATCGCGCATGGGGGTGCGTATTATTGGTTCGTCGCCGTTTCGCACCGCGATATTCCCGGGAAGGCGATCGGGGTGGCGAGGGCGCCTTCGCCCGGTGGGCCCTGGCAGGATGCTATCGGCGCTCCGCTGATTACGGGAGATATGTTGCCGCAACTGCACAACGAAAAAGAAAACCTCGACCCAACTGTTTTTACGGATGACGATGGTAAGTCCTACATCTGCTGGGGCCACCAGGTCTGCCACTTCGCGCAGCTCAACGTTACCTTCACAGGCCTTAACAGCGAAATCCGGACCATTGATCTGCCGCAGTTCATGGAAGGCAGTCATCTTTACAAAAAGAACAGCTGGTACTATCTCATGTACGGCTATGGCCAGCCCGAGCAGATTGCTTACGCGATGAGCAGAAGCATCCACGGGCCCTGGGAATTCCGCGGCATCGTTTGCGGACCTGCATACAACAGCGAAACAAACCGTCCGGCCACGCTGGACTTCATGGGGAAGTCGTGGCTTTTTTACCATAACGGCGCGCTCCCGGGAGGAGGCAGCCACCGGAGGTCGGTGTGCGTTGGCGAGCTGGAATATTTGCCGGACGGCACGATAAAGCCCTTCAACATGCCCTGA
- a CDS encoding endonuclease, with product MPEGPSIVILKEALAPFEGKKVLSAGGTVQSFDVQLLENKTVRFRTWGKHFLLCFPGFTVRVHFLLFGSYLINERKQTKPRLQLQFKNGEVNFYAGSVVWLEEPLDALYDWSGDIMNDAWSSRKALRKLREIPDTLLCDAILDQTIFAGAGNIFKNEVPWLIRVHPGSKVGNLPVEKRRQMVREIVSFAFRFYQWKKEGVLKRNWNVHTKKECPRCKIPLQKSYMGKTKRRTFYCENCQNKY from the coding sequence ATGCCTGAAGGACCCTCCATCGTTATACTCAAAGAAGCATTGGCGCCGTTCGAAGGGAAAAAGGTGCTGAGCGCCGGCGGCACGGTACAGTCGTTCGACGTACAGCTGCTGGAAAACAAAACCGTCCGCTTCCGGACCTGGGGCAAGCATTTCCTGCTTTGTTTCCCGGGGTTTACAGTGCGGGTGCATTTCCTGCTGTTCGGCTCTTACCTGATCAATGAACGGAAGCAAACGAAGCCCCGGTTGCAATTGCAATTCAAAAACGGAGAAGTAAATTTTTACGCGGGCTCCGTGGTATGGCTGGAAGAACCGTTGGATGCGCTGTACGATTGGAGCGGCGATATCATGAACGACGCATGGAGTTCCCGGAAAGCTTTGCGTAAGCTGAGAGAAATTCCCGATACACTGCTGTGCGACGCGATCCTCGATCAAACGATCTTTGCCGGTGCGGGGAATATCTTCAAAAACGAGGTGCCCTGGCTGATTCGGGTGCATCCCGGCAGCAAGGTGGGTAACCTGCCCGTGGAGAAGCGCAGGCAAATGGTCCGCGAGATTGTCAGCTTTGCTTTCCGGTTTTATCAATGGAAGAAAGAAGGCGTGTTGAAGCGGAACTGGAACGTGCACACGAAAAAAGAATGCCCCCGGTGCAAGATTCCCCTGCAAAAATCCTATATGGGCAAAACGAAAAGGAGAACGTTTTACTGTGAAAATTGTCAAAATAAATATTGA
- a CDS encoding HopJ type III effector protein, with protein MKEQIATLIQGLKANTVTFKEVIAFIENHYQHQPTAFRNGDAYNEATQNQGSAKVFAFAQLNNLDATDTLFLFAEHYQAVLQTPDGADHQNIRQFMQHGWAGIAMEGQALAAK; from the coding sequence ATGAAAGAACAAATCGCCACGCTGATCCAGGGACTGAAAGCGAACACCGTTACCTTCAAGGAAGTGATCGCCTTCATCGAAAATCATTACCAACACCAGCCTACCGCATTCAGGAACGGTGATGCATATAACGAAGCCACGCAGAACCAGGGCAGCGCCAAGGTTTTTGCATTCGCACAGCTCAACAATCTCGACGCAACAGATACCCTGTTCCTGTTTGCGGAACATTACCAGGCGGTATTGCAAACACCCGACGGCGCCGACCACCAGAACATCCGGCAGTTCATGCAGCACGGCTGGGCGGGCATCGCCATGGAAGGACAAGCCCTCGCCGCAAAATAA
- a CDS encoding SDR family oxidoreductase — MKVMIITGASRGIGAATALLAARAGYAVAVNYHQNKPAAEAVVAEIVRNGGTAKAIQANVAVEPGVLALFEACDKHFGIPDALVNNAGILEQQMRVEELTEDRLRRIFASNITGPFLCAREAVKRMSLKYGGRGGTIVNVSSVAAKTGSPGEYTDYAASKGAIDTLTVGLAKEVAEEGIRVNAVRPGFIYTDIHADGGEPGRVDRVKASVPLKRGGLPAEVAEAILWLASDKSAFTTGGFIDVSGGR, encoded by the coding sequence ATGAAAGTAATGATCATTACCGGCGCGAGCCGCGGAATCGGGGCCGCCACTGCCTTGCTGGCCGCCCGGGCGGGATATGCCGTTGCCGTCAATTACCATCAGAACAAACCCGCCGCGGAGGCTGTAGTGGCGGAGATTGTGCGTAACGGAGGAACCGCGAAGGCCATCCAGGCGAATGTAGCGGTTGAGCCGGGCGTGCTGGCGTTATTCGAGGCCTGCGACAAACACTTCGGCATCCCTGACGCATTGGTCAACAACGCCGGCATCCTGGAGCAGCAAATGCGGGTGGAGGAGCTGACGGAAGACCGGCTCCGGCGCATCTTTGCGTCGAACATCACCGGGCCGTTCCTTTGCGCCAGGGAGGCTGTTAAACGCATGTCGCTGAAATACGGGGGGAGAGGCGGCACGATCGTGAATGTATCGTCTGTTGCCGCTAAAACGGGTTCTCCCGGCGAGTATACCGACTACGCCGCATCCAAAGGCGCTATCGATACGCTGACCGTAGGGCTGGCAAAAGAAGTGGCGGAAGAAGGCATCCGGGTGAACGCCGTGCGGCCGGGATTCATTTACACCGATATCCACGCGGATGGGGGAGAACCGGGGCGGGTGGACCGAGTAAAAGCCTCGGTGCCGCTCAAACGGGGCGGACTGCCGGCGGAAGTAGCCGAGGCTATCCTGTGGCTCGCATCTGATAAAAGTGCGTTCACAACGGGTGGCTTCATCGACGTCAGCGGCGGCCGTTAA